In Amycolatopsis methanolica 239, a single genomic region encodes these proteins:
- a CDS encoding XRE family transcriptional regulator encodes MLSAARARRRLSQRELARLAGVPQSTVATIEAGRRQPSVAMLERLLRAAGFHLATELVNALRPSELLERQRRNVTEVLARSPVTRAWLTGPAARGEDRPDSGLDLAVELRPGTAAGAVAGLAGELSGLLGCPVAVTTGDPGGADDFFYTRSG; translated from the coding sequence TTGCTTTCGGCTGCCCGCGCGCGGCGGCGACTGTCGCAACGGGAACTGGCGCGCCTGGCCGGCGTGCCGCAGTCGACGGTGGCGACGATCGAGGCCGGGCGCCGTCAGCCGTCGGTCGCGATGCTGGAACGCCTCCTGCGCGCCGCGGGGTTCCACCTGGCCACCGAACTCGTGAACGCGCTGCGCCCGAGCGAACTCCTGGAGCGGCAGCGCCGGAACGTCACCGAGGTCCTCGCGCGGTCCCCGGTCACACGCGCGTGGCTGACCGGCCCCGCCGCCCGCGGCGAGGACCGCCCTGACTCCGGCCTCGACCTGGCGGTGGAGCTACGCCCTGGCACGGCGGCTGGCGCGGTCGCCGGGCTGGCCGGCGAACTGTCCGGGCTGCTCGGCTGCCCGGTCGCCGTCACGACCGGCGACCCGGGCGGTGCAGACGACTTCTTCTACACGCGCAGCGGTTAG
- a CDS encoding ArsR/SmtB family transcription factor, whose protein sequence is MVGVSAEAMDVVFKALADPTRRLLLDRLREQNGQTLSQVCEPLGMARQSATQHLDVLVRANLVTVVRRGRERLHYLNPGPIHEIEQRWIAEFDKPRLRALAAIKTQAEESAMTVPDYVYVTYIRASAEQVWQALTDADLTARYWGHANISDWQPGSAWEHRRVDGSGAVDVVGKVLESEPPTRLVITFEDSPGESRDPSVVTFAVEPHEQIVRLTVTHEKLPNEEMRDGISSGWPAVLANLKSLLETGDVLPQAPWEMSQAHA, encoded by the coding sequence ATGGTCGGCGTGAGCGCGGAAGCGATGGACGTGGTGTTCAAGGCGCTGGCCGACCCGACCCGGCGGCTGCTGCTCGACCGCCTGCGGGAGCAGAACGGGCAGACCCTGAGCCAGGTGTGCGAGCCGCTGGGCATGGCCCGCCAGTCGGCGACCCAGCACCTCGACGTCCTGGTGCGGGCCAACCTCGTGACCGTGGTGCGTCGCGGCCGCGAGCGCCTGCACTACCTCAACCCCGGGCCCATCCACGAAATCGAGCAGCGCTGGATCGCCGAGTTCGACAAACCCCGGCTGCGTGCGCTCGCGGCCATCAAAACCCAGGCAGAGGAGTCCGCCATGACCGTCCCGGACTACGTCTACGTCACCTACATCCGCGCGAGCGCCGAGCAGGTGTGGCAGGCGCTCACCGACGCGGACCTGACCGCCCGCTACTGGGGGCACGCCAACATCTCCGACTGGCAGCCCGGTTCGGCGTGGGAGCACCGCCGCGTCGACGGGTCGGGCGCCGTGGACGTCGTGGGGAAGGTGCTCGAGTCCGAGCCCCCGACCCGGCTGGTCATCACGTTCGAGGATTCGCCGGGCGAGTCGCGGGATCCGTCGGTGGTCACCTTCGCCGTCGAACCGCACGAGCAGATCGTGCGGCTCACCGTGACCCACGAGAAGCTGCCCAACGAGGAGATGCGCGACGGCATCTCCAGCGGCTGGCCCGCGGTGCTGGCCAACCTGAAGTCGTTGCTGGAGACCGGTGACGTGCTGCCCCAGGCGCCGTGGGAGATGTCGCAGGCGCACGCCTGA
- a CDS encoding helix-turn-helix domain-containing protein, translating into MRTFAAVAAAGRFQAAADELGVTQQAASKRVAGLERQLGVRLFVRTAGGCAADRGRAGVPAARPGTAPRGRARADGGHSRAAGRCGSTC; encoded by the coding sequence GTGCGCACCTTCGCCGCGGTCGCCGCGGCGGGCCGGTTCCAGGCGGCCGCAGACGAGCTGGGCGTCACGCAGCAGGCGGCGTCGAAGCGGGTGGCCGGCCTGGAGCGGCAGCTCGGCGTGCGGCTGTTCGTGCGCACGGCCGGGGGGTGTGCGGCTGACCGTGGACGGGCAGGCGTTCCTGCCGCACGCCCGGGAACTGCTCCGCGCGGCCGAGCGCGCGCTGACGGCGGTCACTCCCGGGCGGCGGGGCGCTGCGGATCGACGTGCTGA
- a CDS encoding DUF6059 family protein has translation MARILRAFGRALGSIGHAMVPVGAPYDVGFALSRPDCPPLGHPADRLTVPLSAREREAFHVLAADLAL, from the coding sequence GTGGCCCGGATCCTCCGCGCGTTCGGGCGCGCGCTCGGCAGCATCGGTCACGCGATGGTCCCGGTCGGCGCGCCCTACGACGTCGGCTTCGCGCTGTCACGCCCGGACTGTCCGCCGCTGGGGCATCCGGCGGACCGTCTCACGGTGCCGCTCTCCGCACGGGAACGGGAAGCCTTCCACGTTCTCGCCGCGGACCTCGCGCTGTGA
- a CDS encoding RNA polymerase sigma factor, producing MTLRKLYYAELAAHAVKLGCPVSEARTIAEDAVTELVLGEHRGTLGPIQKERAWLFATVRNMVLAARRKARWNAEADAHLIADRTRQRTWASPEAHLETVETLRALHSLPGSHRDAVVLAADGFSLREIADALGISVPAAKKRVSRGRRALRDLLDPPGGRHRDD from the coding sequence ATGACGCTCCGCAAGCTCTACTACGCCGAGCTGGCCGCGCACGCGGTCAAGCTCGGGTGCCCGGTCTCCGAGGCGCGGACGATCGCCGAGGACGCGGTGACCGAGCTGGTTCTCGGCGAGCACCGGGGGACCCTGGGGCCGATCCAGAAGGAGCGGGCCTGGCTGTTCGCGACGGTGCGCAACATGGTGCTCGCCGCGCGGCGTAAAGCCCGCTGGAACGCCGAGGCGGACGCCCACCTGATCGCCGACCGGACGCGGCAGCGCACCTGGGCCTCGCCGGAGGCGCACCTGGAAACCGTGGAGACCCTGCGCGCGCTCCACTCCCTGCCCGGCAGCCATCGCGACGCGGTGGTGCTCGCCGCGGACGGGTTCTCCCTCCGCGAGATCGCCGATGCCCTCGGGATTTCGGTGCCCGCGGCCAAGAAGCGCGTCTCGCGGGGGCGGCGGGCGCTGCGGGACCTTCTCGATCCACCCGGCGGGAGGCACAGGGATGATTGA
- the shbA gene encoding RNA polymerase sigma factor ShbA has translation MIDDDVLTGRLAAADAHLDRLFTADLDDPARVRAFRARVAREVAADGLAAAVAGDPVAVERLLAEIRPLVVRYCRARVGRRGSFATADDVAQEVCLAVLTALPTYRDRGRPFLAFVYGIAQHKVADAHRAAGRNRAEPVAEMPDESDGDAGPEARLLHRELNDRMSALLRLLPEAQREIVVLRVVAGLSAEETAEVVGSTPGAVRVAQHRALASLRRALAMQA, from the coding sequence ATGATTGACGACGACGTCCTGACCGGGCGGCTGGCCGCTGCGGATGCGCACCTCGACCGCCTCTTCACGGCCGATCTCGACGATCCGGCGCGGGTCCGGGCGTTCCGGGCCCGGGTGGCGCGCGAGGTCGCGGCCGACGGGCTCGCCGCCGCCGTGGCCGGGGATCCCGTCGCGGTCGAACGGCTTCTCGCGGAGATCCGGCCGCTGGTCGTCCGGTACTGCCGGGCGCGCGTCGGCAGGCGCGGGTCTTTCGCCACCGCCGACGACGTGGCCCAGGAGGTGTGCCTGGCGGTGCTCACCGCGCTGCCCACCTACCGGGACCGGGGCCGCCCGTTCCTCGCGTTCGTCTACGGAATCGCCCAGCACAAGGTCGCCGACGCCCACCGCGCGGCGGGCCGGAACCGGGCCGAACCGGTCGCGGAGATGCCGGACGAGAGCGACGGCGACGCCGGGCCCGAGGCGCGCCTGCTGCACCGCGAACTGAACGACCGGATGTCGGCCCTGCTGCGGTTGCTGCCAGAGGCGCAGCGGGAGATCGTCGTGCTGCGGGTGGTCGCCGGGTTGTCCGCGGAGGAGACGGCCGAGGTCGTCGGGTCGACGCCGGGCGCCGTGCGCGTCGCGCAGCACCGGGCGCTCGCGAGCCTGCGCAGGGCCCTCGCCATGCAGGCTTAG
- a CDS encoding cyclase family protein encodes MSLLDAPTDGHRIADLSQPLENGMPSSPMHPPFRFALAQRHGDVVREDGLTGSHELIVMGGHVGTHMDAVSHLAADGVLPGGVPVAQALERGRYRVGGIEAVPPILCRGVLFGVPQLRGVGEAVTAEDLAATGLEVRAVDVALVRTG; translated from the coding sequence ATGTCCCTGCTGGACGCGCCGACCGACGGCCACCGCATCGCCGACCTCTCGCAGCCGCTGGAGAACGGCATGCCGTCCTCGCCGATGCACCCGCCGTTCCGGTTCGCGCTCGCCCAGCGGCACGGTGACGTCGTCCGCGAGGACGGCCTCACCGGGTCGCACGAGCTGATCGTGATGGGCGGGCACGTCGGCACCCACATGGACGCCGTCAGCCACCTCGCGGCCGACGGCGTCCTGCCCGGCGGGGTGCCGGTGGCGCAGGCGCTGGAGCGGGGACGCTACCGGGTCGGCGGCATCGAGGCGGTGCCGCCGATCCTGTGCCGCGGCGTGCTGTTCGGCGTCCCGCAGCTGCGGGGCGTGGGCGAGGCCGTCACGGCGGAGGATCTCGCCGCGACCGGTCTGGAGGTGCGCGCCGTGGACGTCGCCCTCGTCCGCACCGGGTAG
- a CDS encoding sulfite oxidase, with protein sequence MAGAVAAGPLWTTAAAAADTPIVKPVPPEDFTVLGTNAELRWDSPHPVGDIVPASRFFVRNHTATPLLDARTWRLEITGDGLRGGPVTVTYDDLLRLPSETITAAIECAGNGRSFFTSQQGQTVAGTAWRLGAIGVARWRGVPLATLLHRAGLARDAVDVLPEGLDADYVAGGVNLGRVRRPLPVAKALDDVLVAYEMNGEPLPPDHGFPARLVVPGWIGIASIKWLGRIQVSRTPLDSPWDTQYYRLTGPDYSPDGVLVTRQNTKSVFELPWRATLAADREHVLRGRSWSGSGGIGRVEVSTDDGRTWRRAEFVGSGGGWQRWTLRWRPRPGEHTMRARAVDRHGVAQPDTEPYNAQGYLFGAVVRHPVVAV encoded by the coding sequence ATGGCGGGAGCCGTCGCCGCCGGTCCGTTGTGGACAACGGCGGCCGCGGCGGCCGACACTCCCATCGTGAAACCCGTGCCGCCGGAGGACTTCACCGTGCTCGGCACGAACGCCGAGCTGCGGTGGGACTCGCCGCACCCGGTCGGCGACATCGTGCCGGCGTCGCGGTTCTTCGTGCGCAACCACACCGCCACCCCGCTGCTCGACGCGCGGACCTGGCGCCTGGAGATCACCGGCGACGGGTTGCGCGGCGGCCCGGTCACCGTCACCTACGACGACCTGCTGCGCCTGCCGTCGGAGACGATCACCGCGGCCATCGAGTGCGCGGGCAACGGGCGCAGTTTCTTCACCTCCCAGCAGGGGCAGACCGTCGCCGGCACCGCGTGGCGGCTCGGTGCGATCGGGGTGGCGCGCTGGCGCGGCGTGCCGCTGGCCACGCTGCTGCACCGAGCCGGCCTCGCCCGCGACGCCGTCGACGTGCTGCCCGAAGGCCTCGACGCGGACTACGTCGCCGGCGGGGTGAACCTGGGCCGGGTGCGGCGCCCGCTGCCGGTGGCCAAGGCGCTCGACGACGTGCTGGTCGCCTACGAGATGAACGGCGAACCGCTGCCACCGGACCACGGCTTCCCGGCGCGGCTGGTGGTGCCGGGCTGGATCGGCATCGCGTCCATCAAGTGGCTCGGCCGCATCCAGGTGTCCCGCACCCCGCTCGACTCGCCGTGGGACACGCAGTACTACCGGCTGACCGGCCCGGACTACTCGCCAGACGGTGTGCTGGTGACGCGGCAGAACACCAAGAGCGTGTTCGAACTGCCGTGGCGGGCGACCCTCGCCGCGGACCGGGAGCACGTGCTGCGGGGCCGGTCCTGGTCCGGGTCCGGCGGCATCGGCCGGGTCGAGGTGAGCACCGACGACGGCCGCACCTGGCGGCGTGCCGAGTTCGTCGGCAGCGGCGGCGGGTGGCAGCGGTGGACATTGCGTTGGCGCCCGCGACCGGGTGAGCACACGATGCGGGCGCGCGCGGTCGACCGCCACGGCGTGGCCCAGCCGGACACCGAGCCGTACAACGCGCAGGGCTACCTGTTCGGTGCCGTCGTCCGCCACCCGGTGGTGGCGGTCTAG